Proteins from a single region of Campylobacter sputorum:
- the nusA gene encoding transcription termination factor NusA yields MEKIVDIIESIANEKKLQIQDVKERVVTAITNTAKKIYGYEFGYDVKFDSVSKTVKLYQKILILDNEDERLKEECKNFISLNDAKQIDSSLEIGDALTYELSFDNLGRTAAGILSKELDYHIQKLIEEKIFDKYKQKIGKIIFGVVTHIDSDENTFIEVDDIKAIMPRKNRIKGEKFKVGSVVKAVIKNVYMDKIYGVKVEISRTTPKFLEALLSAEVPEIKDGSVIIQASSRIPGERAKIAVTSSSPNIDPVGATVGTKGVRINAVSSELNGENIDVIEFAAQPEIFISRAMSPAIVSSVKIDDKKAIVSLVSEQKSKAIGKSGINIRLASMLTGYEIELNEIVKNANTTTSIEDNIDVKKSNDLTDLKKLFGDL; encoded by the coding sequence TTGGAAAAAATTGTAGATATAATCGAATCTATCGCAAATGAAAAAAAATTACAAATACAAGATGTTAAAGAGCGAGTAGTAACTGCTATTACAAATACTGCTAAAAAAATTTATGGATATGAGTTTGGATATGATGTAAAGTTTGATTCTGTTAGTAAAACCGTCAAATTATATCAAAAAATTTTGATTCTTGATAATGAAGATGAGAGGTTGAAAGAAGAGTGTAAAAATTTCATTTCTTTAAATGATGCTAAACAAATAGATTCTAGTTTAGAAATAGGTGATGCACTAACTTATGAACTTAGTTTTGATAATCTTGGTAGAACTGCTGCTGGAATACTATCAAAAGAGCTTGATTATCATATACAAAAACTAATAGAAGAGAAAATTTTTGATAAGTATAAGCAAAAAATAGGAAAAATAATATTTGGTGTTGTAACTCATATAGATAGCGATGAAAATACATTTATAGAAGTTGATGATATAAAAGCTATTATGCCTAGAAAAAATCGTATAAAAGGTGAAAAATTTAAAGTAGGAAGTGTTGTAAAAGCTGTTATAAAAAATGTTTATATGGATAAAATTTATGGTGTTAAAGTTGAAATTTCAAGAACGACGCCTAAATTTTTAGAAGCTCTTTTAAGTGCTGAGGTTCCTGAAATAAAGGATGGCTCAGTTATCATTCAAGCAAGTTCTAGAATTCCAGGCGAGAGAGCTAAAATCGCAGTTACTTCATCATCTCCAAATATTGATCCAGTTGGTGCAACAGTTGGAACAAAGGGGGTTAGAATAAATGCAGTAAGCAGTGAGTTAAATGGTGAAAATATAGATGTTATAGAATTTGCAGCTCAGCCTGAAATTTTTATATCTCGTGCAATGAGTCCAGCTATAGTAAGTTCTGTAAAGATAGATGATAAAAAGGCTATCGTGTCTTTAGTTAGCGAACAAAAGAGTAAGGCTATTGGGAAAAGCGGTATAAATATCCGTTTGGCTTCTATGTTAACTGGTTATGAAATAGAGTTAAATGAAATTGTAAAAAATGCTAATACTACAACAAGTATTGAAGATAATATTGACGTTAAGAAAAGTAACGATTTAACAGATCTTAAAAAGCTTTTTGGAGATTTATAA
- a CDS encoding HP0268 family nuclease, translating into MELKLARSEINGKPKAISITKIEEDIQKVGQKIFYLDKENSHKDMLAFVEYFEKKGFSVYHRTVKYGLSENDYMYEVHIL; encoded by the coding sequence ATGGAGTTAAAACTAGCTAGAAGTGAAATAAATGGTAAGCCAAAAGCCATTTCTATAACCAAAATAGAAGAAGATATCCAAAAAGTTGGACAAAAAATTTTTTATTTAGATAAAGAAAATTCACATAAAGACATGTTGGCTTTTGTGGAATATTTTGAAAAAAAAGGCTTTAGCGTATATCACAGAACTGTAAAATACGGTCTTAGTGAAAATGACTATATGTATGAGGTGCATATACTTTGA
- the miaB gene encoding tRNA (N6-isopentenyl adenosine(37)-C2)-methylthiotransferase MiaB → MSKLLYIKTLGCAMNVRDSEHIIAELQDEYTLTQDISLADLILINTCSVREKPVHKLFSEIGAFAKEKKPNAKIGVCGCTASHLGDEIFKKAPYVDFVLGARNVSKISQAIKKPKFISTDINNDETTYDFNSYRSSPYKTYVNIMIGCDKKCTYCIVPQTRGDELSIPSQIILNEIKKAANSGAKEVFLLGQNVNNYGKRFSSSHEKIDFSDLLEKISDISGIERIRFTSPHPLHMDDKFIDVFVNNEKICKSIHMPLQSGSTEILKAMKRGYTKEWYLNRALKIRSLCKDVAISTDIIVAFPGESDKDFEDTLDVMREVRFEQIFSFKFSPRPLTVAANMKDKFIEESIASNRLTTLQNYGNEILDEIVLAQKDKTHKVYFDELRSGGKIAGRSFNNFLVEVNGSEELLGLTKDVLITNPKRMVLNGKVQ, encoded by the coding sequence TTGAGTAAGCTTTTGTATATAAAAACACTTGGTTGTGCTATGAATGTGCGTGATAGTGAGCATATCATAGCAGAACTTCAAGATGAATACACCCTTACCCAAGACATTTCATTAGCCGATCTTATACTTATAAATACTTGTTCTGTTAGAGAAAAACCTGTTCATAAACTATTTAGTGAGATAGGGGCTTTCGCAAAAGAAAAAAAACCTAATGCAAAAATAGGGGTTTGTGGTTGCACGGCAAGTCATTTAGGGGATGAAATTTTTAAAAAAGCTCCTTATGTTGATTTTGTTTTAGGAGCTAGAAATGTTTCAAAAATTTCACAGGCTATAAAAAAACCTAAATTTATAAGCACAGACATAAACAATGATGAAACTACATATGATTTTAACTCATACAGAAGCTCACCTTATAAAACTTATGTAAATATAATGATAGGTTGTGATAAAAAATGCACATATTGCATAGTTCCACAAACTAGAGGAGATGAGCTTTCTATACCTTCACAAATTATACTCAATGAGATAAAAAAAGCCGCCAATAGTGGTGCAAAAGAGGTATTTTTATTAGGACAAAATGTAAATAACTATGGTAAAAGATTTTCTAGTTCTCATGAAAAAATTGATTTTAGTGATCTTTTAGAAAAAATTAGCGATATAAGCGGAATAGAAAGAATTCGTTTTACTAGTCCTCATCCTTTGCATATGGATGATAAATTTATTGATGTTTTTGTAAATAATGAAAAAATTTGTAAATCCATACATATGCCACTTCAAAGTGGTTCAACTGAAATTTTAAAAGCCATGAAAAGAGGCTATACAAAAGAATGGTACTTAAATAGAGCTCTGAAAATTCGCTCTCTTTGTAAAGATGTAGCCATAAGCACTGATATCATCGTAGCATTTCCAGGAGAAAGCGATAAAGATTTTGAAGATACGCTTGATGTTATGAGAGAAGTGAGATTTGAGCAAATTTTCTCTTTTAAATTTAGCCCTCGTCCACTTACAGTAGCTGCTAATATGAAAGATAAATTTATAGAAGAAAGCATAGCATCAAATCGCCTTACAACTCTACAAAACTATGGAAATGAAATCCTAGATGAAATAGTTTTAGCCCAAAAAGATAAAACTCACAAAGTGTATTTTGATGAGTTAAGAAGCGGTGGAAAAATCGCAGGTAGAAGTTTTAATAACTTTTTAGTTGAAGTTAATGGAAGCGAAGAACTTCTTGGTTTAACAAAAGATGTCTTAATAACCAATCCAAAAAGAATGGTTTTAAATGGCAAAGTCCAATAA
- a CDS encoding lysophospholipid acyltransferase family protein, protein MAKSNKKSEFLIFLSEFIIFILIKMIFLTCKKTYSDTKLSDKTCFLMFWHDRLAMMPFVKKHWWSKERQTNVIISDHKDGEIITRVIKRFNIGAIRGSTSKGGARVLIQSFKDIDSGIDILITPDGPRGPRHSISDGTVIIPQKKNTPIQILSYEASSFWRFNSWDKMILPKPFSTINYILSEPFYITGMKMDEAKEFLQKKMSQINKE, encoded by the coding sequence ATGGCAAAGTCCAATAAAAAATCAGAATTTTTGATCTTTTTATCAGAATTTATCATTTTTATACTTATAAAAATGATATTTCTTACTTGCAAAAAAACATACTCAGATACAAAACTTAGTGATAAAACTTGCTTTTTGATGTTTTGGCATGATAGACTTGCAATGATGCCTTTTGTAAAAAAACATTGGTGGAGTAAAGAAAGACAGACAAATGTTATAATAAGCGATCACAAAGATGGCGAAATAATCACAAGAGTGATAAAAAGATTTAACATAGGAGCTATCCGTGGCAGCACATCAAAAGGTGGAGCTAGAGTTTTAATACAATCTTTTAAAGATATTGATAGCGGCATTGATATACTAATAACTCCAGATGGACCAAGAGGTCCAAGACATTCAATCAGCGATGGAACGGTTATAATTCCACAAAAAAAGAATACACCAATACAAATTTTAAGCTATGAAGCAAGTAGTTTTTGGCGATTTAATAGTTGGGATAAGATGATTTTACCAAAACCATTTAGCACTATAAATTACATTTTAAGCGAACCATTTTACATAACTGGAATGAAAATGGATGAAGCAAAAGAATTTTTACAAAAAAAAATGTCTCAAATAAATAAAGAATAA
- the tilS gene encoding tRNA lysidine(34) synthetase TilS: protein MLKNIDILKNEKNLLAFSHGSDSTALFYILKNASINFDLAFVNYKTRKQSDEEESSARELAAKFDKKIFVKVVKLDLQNSSNFEKHARDIRWNFFEELALKFGYKNIITAHQLNDKFEWFLMQLSKGAGLNELLGMQKIDKKEHFNIIRPLLDVSKQEIMSFLKENNIYFFHDSSNDNVKFKRNFIRSKFSDDFIKLYANGLKKSFCILQSDAKNLKSELVFRKYNLFIIKNDKCFLRGIDKCLKKLGYVMSENQRKNITESCVMGGKFAICKNEKYIFICPFLNVKMDKKFKEICRVLRVPNKIRPYLFAKEINPSTLKNFL, encoded by the coding sequence TTGCTTAAAAATATAGATATCTTAAAAAATGAAAAAAATTTACTCGCATTTTCTCACGGCAGTGATAGCACCGCACTTTTTTATATATTAAAAAATGCTAGTATAAATTTTGATCTTGCTTTTGTAAATTATAAAACCAGAAAACAAAGCGATGAAGAAGAAAGTTCTGCAAGAGAGTTGGCAGCTAAATTTGATAAAAAAATATTTGTAAAAGTTGTAAAACTTGATTTGCAAAATAGTTCAAATTTTGAAAAACACGCCAGAGATATAAGATGGAATTTTTTCGAAGAACTTGCACTTAAATTTGGTTATAAAAATATCATAACAGCTCATCAACTAAACGATAAATTTGAGTGGTTTTTAATGCAACTTAGCAAAGGCGCTGGATTAAATGAGCTTCTTGGCATGCAAAAGATAGATAAAAAAGAGCATTTTAATATCATAAGACCACTTTTGGATGTATCAAAACAAGAAATTATGAGCTTTTTAAAAGAAAATAATATATATTTTTTCCATGATAGTTCTAATGATAATGTTAAATTTAAAAGAAATTTTATTAGATCAAAATTTAGTGATGATTTTATAAAACTTTATGCAAATGGATTAAAAAAAAGTTTTTGTATATTACAAAGTGATGCAAAAAATTTAAAAAGTGAGCTTGTTTTTAGAAAATATAATCTTTTTATAATAAAAAATGATAAATGTTTTTTAAGGGGAATTGATAAATGTTTAAAAAAACTTGGTTATGTAATGAGTGAAAATCAAAGGAAAAACATAACTGAAAGTTGCGTTATGGGAGGCAAATTTGCCATATGTAAAAACGAAAAATACATTTTTATCTGCCCTTTTTTAAATGTTAAAATGGATAAAAAATTTAAAGAAATTTGCAGAGTTTTAAGAGTGCCAAATAAAATAAGACCTTATTTGTTTGCTAAAGAAATAAATCCAAGCACTTTAAAAAATTTTCTATAA
- the rimO gene encoding 30S ribosomal protein S12 methylthiotransferase RimO, with protein MSKLYLVSLGCNKNLVDSEIMLGRLKNYELTQDPSQADVMIVNTCGFINSAKEESINTILELASHKKENSVLVVTGCLMQRYKEDLMRELPEVDIFSGVGDYDKIDEIILKKQSIFSPKTYLQKNEKRVISGSNFHAYIKISEGCNQKCSFCAIPTFKGRLKSRSLDDIVNEVKELCENGYHDFSFIAQDTSSFNKDNGVSDGLIELIDKIEKIGGVRFARILYLYPTTTSDALIKRIISSNIFVNYFDMPIQHISDDMLNIMKRGANKTRIKELLNLMSSAKNAFLRTGIIVGHPGEKQSDFDELCEFLSEFKFDRISVFAYSKEEDTNSFSMEQIPNNIIVKRLNKIEKIVNNIISQNFKNEIGKEILCEINGVSSEGEMFYGAKNVIWDKDIDGEILINDSALKNLQIGKVYKCKITDATNDKLIGEILDIA; from the coding sequence ATGTCAAAACTTTATCTTGTTTCTTTGGGGTGTAATAAAAACTTAGTTGATAGTGAAATAATGCTTGGAAGATTAAAAAATTACGAACTTACTCAAGATCCAAGCCAAGCTGATGTTATGATAGTAAATACATGCGGTTTTATAAATAGTGCAAAAGAAGAGAGTATTAATACTATTTTAGAGCTTGCTAGTCATAAAAAAGAAAACTCAGTTTTGGTTGTAACTGGATGTTTGATGCAGCGTTACAAAGAAGATCTTATGAGAGAACTTCCTGAGGTTGATATATTTAGTGGGGTTGGGGATTATGATAAGATAGATGAGATTATTTTAAAAAAACAGAGCATTTTTAGTCCAAAAACTTACTTGCAAAAAAACGAAAAAAGAGTTATAAGTGGCTCAAATTTCCATGCTTATATAAAGATATCAGAAGGTTGTAATCAAAAATGTAGTTTTTGTGCTATACCTACTTTCAAAGGTAGATTAAAAAGCCGTAGTTTAGATGATATAGTAAATGAAGTTAAAGAGCTTTGTGAAAATGGGTATCATGATTTTAGTTTTATAGCTCAAGATACTAGCAGTTTTAATAAGGATAATGGCGTTAGCGATGGACTTATTGAGCTCATAGATAAAATTGAGAAAATAGGTGGAGTAAGGTTTGCAAGGATACTTTATCTTTATCCAACTACGACAAGCGATGCTCTTATAAAACGCATAATATCTTCTAATATATTTGTAAATTACTTTGATATGCCCATACAGCATATTAGCGATGATATGCTTAACATAATGAAAAGAGGTGCAAATAAAACTCGTATAAAAGAACTTTTAAATTTGATGAGTAGTGCTAAAAATGCTTTTTTGAGAACTGGCATTATAGTAGGACATCCTGGCGAAAAACAGAGTGATTTTGATGAGTTGTGCGAGTTTTTAAGTGAATTTAAATTTGATAGAATTTCGGTTTTTGCTTACTCTAAAGAAGAAGATACGAATTCTTTTAGCATGGAGCAAATTCCAAATAATATAATTGTAAAAAGATTAAATAAAATTGAAAAAATAGTCAATAATATCATTTCGCAAAATTTTAAAAATGAAATTGGCAAAGAAATTTTATGCGAAATAAATGGCGTAAGTAGCGAAGGCGAGATGTTTTATGGTGCTAAAAATGTTATCTGGGATAAAGACATAGATGGCGAAATTTTGATAAATGATAGCGCCCTTAAAAATTTACAAATAGGTAAAGTTTATAAATGTAAAATAACTGATGCTACAAATGATAAACTAATTGGGGAAATTTTGGATATTGCTTAA
- the panC gene encoding pantoate--beta-alanine ligase, translated as MIVIKTIKELQEFLETSSKNIGLVPTMGALHDGHVSLIKKCVSENEVSIVSIFVNPAQFLPEEDFDKYPKKEEADIKICEMLGVSVVFMPNKNEMYFENEPLIKAPEYLSTILEGKTRPGHFDGVLRVLNKFFNLIKPKNAYFGKKDTQQLIIVQNMVKTFFMNINIIPCDIIRANDGLALSSRNTYLNDDELCMALKLSRSLVKATNLIQQGELNSQSIKTQMLQILEPLKVDYVAITDKNLAEVQKIELGNTIILVAVYIGQTRLIDNIWL; from the coding sequence ATGATTGTTATAAAAACTATCAAAGAGTTGCAAGAATTTCTTGAAACATCTAGTAAAAACATAGGTTTAGTGCCTACAATGGGTGCTTTGCATGACGGACATGTTAGTCTTATAAAAAAGTGCGTGAGTGAAAATGAAGTTAGCATAGTTTCTATATTTGTAAATCCGGCTCAGTTTTTGCCAGAAGAAGATTTTGATAAATATCCTAAAAAAGAAGAAGCGGATATAAAAATTTGTGAAATGCTTGGAGTTAGCGTAGTTTTTATGCCAAACAAAAACGAGATGTATTTTGAAAATGAACCACTCATAAAAGCACCAGAGTATTTATCAACTATCTTAGAAGGGAAAACAAGACCAGGGCATTTTGATGGTGTTTTAAGAGTTCTTAATAAATTTTTTAATCTTATAAAACCAAAAAATGCCTATTTTGGTAAAAAAGACACACAGCAACTCATAATAGTTCAAAATATGGTAAAAACGTTTTTTATGAATATTAACATAATTCCTTGTGATATAATTCGTGCAAACGATGGACTTGCGCTTAGTTCAAGAAATACATATTTAAATGATGATGAGCTTTGTATGGCTCTTAAACTTTCTCGTTCATTAGTAAAAGCTACAAATTTAATACAACAAGGCGAGTTAAATTCACAAAGTATAAAAACTCAAATGCTTCAAATTTTAGAACCATTAAAAGTTGATTATGTTGCTATAACTGATAAAAACTTAGCCGAGGTACAAAAAATAGAACTCGGAAATACAATAATCTTAGTTGCTGTTTATATTGGTCAAACTCGTCTTATAGATAATATCTGGTTATAA
- a CDS encoding NifS family cysteine desulfurase, with amino-acid sequence MKVYLDNNATTMLDPEAYEAMKPFLEENGFYGNPNSLHSFGTNTHKALRKAMDQLYFGINAKDSDDIVVTSCATESINWVIKGIYFDKIFDNDKNSIITSSVEHPAVLAACKFLESLGVDIIELPVDNQGLVNPNDLKDAITDKTALVSIMWANNETGMIFPIKELAQIAHERGVLFHTDATQAVGKLKVDVRDVDVDFMSFSAHKFHGPKGIGGLYIKDGIKLTPLLHGGEHMGGRRSGTLNVASIVAMGQALENCNKFIDFENSHVRKLRDTLEDALLKISDVTVVGNRDKRVPNTILASIKGVEGEAMLWDLNQAGIGASTGSACASVTLESNPIMEAIGADKELAHTALRLSLSRFNTLEEIEYAIEHITKAIHRLREISSTFAYNIKK; translated from the coding sequence ATGAAAGTATATTTGGATAACAATGCAACAACTATGCTAGATCCTGAGGCTTATGAAGCCATGAAACCTTTCTTAGAAGAAAATGGTTTTTATGGTAATCCAAACTCTCTTCATAGCTTTGGAACTAATACTCACAAAGCTCTTAGAAAAGCTATGGATCAGCTGTATTTTGGCATAAATGCAAAAGATAGTGATGATATAGTAGTAACAAGTTGTGCGACAGAGAGTATAAACTGGGTTATAAAAGGTATTTATTTTGATAAAATTTTTGATAATGACAAAAACAGCATTATCACAAGCTCAGTAGAACATCCTGCTGTTTTAGCTGCCTGTAAATTCTTAGAATCTCTTGGTGTAGATATAATCGAACTTCCAGTAGACAATCAAGGATTAGTAAATCCAAATGATTTAAAAGATGCAATAACTGATAAAACAGCACTTGTTAGCATAATGTGGGCAAATAATGAAACAGGAATGATTTTTCCCATAAAAGAACTTGCACAAATAGCTCACGAAAGAGGTGTTTTATTTCACACAGATGCAACTCAAGCTGTGGGAAAATTAAAAGTAGATGTAAGAGATGTGGATGTAGATTTTATGAGTTTTTCAGCACATAAATTTCATGGACCAAAAGGAATTGGCGGACTTTATATAAAAGATGGCATAAAGCTCACACCACTTCTTCATGGTGGAGAACATATGGGTGGTAGAAGAAGCGGAACTTTAAATGTAGCAAGCATAGTAGCTATGGGACAAGCTCTTGAAAATTGCAATAAATTTATAGATTTCGAAAACTCGCATGTTAGAAAACTAAGAGATACACTAGAAGATGCACTTCTTAAAATAAGCGATGTTACAGTTGTTGGAAATAGAGATAAAAGGGTTCCAAATACCATACTAGCTTCTATAAAAGGTGTTGAAGGAGAAGCTATGCTTTGGGATTTAAATCAAGCAGGGATTGGTGCTTCAACTGGCTCAGCTTGTGCAAGCGTAACCCTTGAAAGCAACCCTATTATGGAAGCAATAGGTGCTGATAAAGAGTTAGCTCATACGGCTCTAAGGTTATCTTTAAGTAGATTTAACACACTTGAAGAGATAGAGTATGCCATAGAGCATATCACAAAAGCGATTCATAGACTAAGAGAAATTTCATCCACATTCGCTTATAATATAAAAAAATAA
- a CDS encoding iron-sulfur cluster assembly scaffold protein NifU encodes MAKNQLIGGSIWEEYSKKVQDRMNNPKFMGEITQEEADKKGYKLIIADFGAESCGDAVRLYWLVDEKTDKIMDSKFKSFGCGTAIASSDTMAELCIGKTVDEAVKITNIDVEKAMRDDPNTPAVPPQKMHCSVMAYDVIKAAAAQYKGVDPEHFEDEIIVCECARVSLGTIKEVIRLNDLKTVEEITQFTKAGAFCKSCVKPGGHEKREYHLVDILTQTRAEMQKEQLQAIADAKVSGGTNDMSFEELNTIGKFKAIESVIDDEIRPMLQFDGGNLEILDVKTEDDGKTDIYIRYLGACSGCASGASGTLYAIENVLQENLSPNIRVYPV; translated from the coding sequence ATGGCAAAAAATCAACTTATCGGTGGTTCTATCTGGGAAGAGTATTCTAAAAAAGTTCAAGATAGGATGAATAATCCTAAATTTATGGGAGAAATCACACAAGAAGAAGCAGACAAAAAAGGCTATAAACTTATCATAGCTGACTTTGGAGCCGAAAGCTGTGGCGATGCAGTGAGACTTTATTGGCTTGTTGATGAAAAGACAGATAAAATAATGGATTCAAAATTTAAAAGCTTTGGATGTGGCACTGCTATAGCAAGTAGTGATACAATGGCTGAGCTTTGCATAGGAAAAACCGTAGATGAAGCTGTAAAAATAACAAATATCGATGTTGAAAAAGCTATGCGCGATGATCCTAATACTCCAGCCGTACCACCTCAAAAAATGCACTGTTCTGTTATGGCATATGATGTCATAAAAGCAGCAGCAGCACAGTATAAAGGTGTAGATCCAGAGCATTTTGAAGACGAAATAATAGTATGTGAGTGTGCAAGAGTAAGTCTTGGAACTATAAAAGAAGTTATAAGATTAAATGATTTAAAAACAGTTGAAGAGATCACTCAGTTTACAAAAGCTGGTGCATTTTGTAAAAGCTGTGTAAAGCCTGGCGGACATGAAAAAAGAGAGTATCATTTAGTAGATATTTTGACACAAACAAGAGCTGAAATGCAAAAAGAACAGCTACAAGCTATCGCGGATGCAAAAGTAAGTGGCGGTACAAATGATATGAGTTTTGAAGAGCTAAATACTATTGGTAAATTTAAAGCTATAGAAAGCGTTATAGATGATGAAATACGCCCAATGTTGCAGTTTGATGGTGGAAATTTAGAAATACTAGATGTAAAAACTGAAGATGATGGAAAAACTGACATATATATAAGATATCTTGGTGCTTGTAGTGGATGTGCAAGCGGAGCAAGTGGAACACTTTATGCGATAGAAAATGTATTACAAGAAAATTTAAGTCCAAATATAAGAGTTTATCCTGTTTGA
- a CDS encoding acetyl-CoA carboxylase biotin carboxylase subunit → MKIKRILIANRGEIALRALRTIQEMGKEAIVVHSTADKDALYVKYADASICIGAPRSSDSYLNIPAILSAAEISEADAIFPGYGFLSENQNFVEICQKHNIKFIGPSVEAMSLMSDKSKAKQVMQRAGVPVVPGSDGEITDMGVAKKLAKEIGYPVILKAAAGGGGRGMRVVEKEEDLEKNFWAAESEAMSAFGDGSMYMEKYISNPRHIEVQILADKHGNAVHIGERDCSMQRRHQKLIEESPASLLDETTRKKLHETAVKATKAIGYCGAGTFEFLYDQKSKEFYFIEMNTRLQVEHCVSEMVSGLDLIEWMIRIAEGEKLLSQDEINLSGHALECRITAEDPKSFVPNPGKIIKYIAPGGRNVRMDSHIYEGYSVPPYYDSMIGKLIVYEKDRNRAIAKMRVALDELVIQGIKTTKDFHRTMMDNLDFINNKYDTNYLSKH, encoded by the coding sequence ATGAAAATCAAAAGAATACTTATAGCAAATCGTGGAGAAATAGCACTTAGGGCTCTTAGGACAATTCAAGAAATGGGAAAAGAAGCTATCGTAGTTCATTCAACGGCTGATAAAGATGCACTTTATGTAAAATATGCTGATGCAAGTATATGTATAGGGGCTCCAAGAAGTAGTGATAGTTATCTAAATATCCCAGCTATTTTAAGTGCAGCAGAGATAAGTGAGGCTGATGCTATATTTCCGGGATATGGATTTTTGAGTGAAAATCAAAATTTTGTTGAAATTTGCCAAAAGCATAATATAAAATTTATAGGCCCTAGTGTTGAAGCGATGTCTTTGATGAGCGATAAAAGCAAAGCAAAACAAGTTATGCAAAGAGCTGGAGTTCCAGTAGTTCCAGGTAGTGATGGCGAGATAACTGATATGGGTGTTGCAAAAAAATTAGCAAAAGAAATAGGCTATCCAGTGATATTAAAAGCTGCAGCTGGAGGCGGTGGACGTGGAATGCGTGTGGTTGAAAAAGAAGAGGATTTAGAAAAGAATTTTTGGGCAGCAGAAAGTGAAGCTATGAGTGCATTTGGCGATGGAAGTATGTATATGGAAAAATATATTTCAAATCCAAGACATATTGAAGTTCAAATTTTAGCAGACAAACATGGAAATGCAGTTCATATAGGAGAAAGAGATTGTTCTATGCAGCGTCGCCATCAAAAACTTATAGAAGAGAGTCCAGCATCCTTACTAGATGAAACAACTAGAAAAAAACTTCATGAAACTGCAGTAAAAGCCACTAAAGCTATAGGATATTGCGGGGCTGGAACTTTTGAGTTTTTATATGATCAAAAAAGCAAAGAGTTTTATTTTATAGAGATGAATACAAGACTCCAAGTTGAACACTGCGTAAGCGAAATGGTAAGTGGGCTTGATCTTATAGAGTGGATGATACGCATAGCTGAGGGTGAAAAACTATTATCTCAAGATGAGATAAATCTTAGTGGGCATGCATTAGAGTGTAGAATAACAGCAGAAGATCCAAAAAGTTTTGTTCCAAATCCAGGTAAAATTATAAAATATATAGCACCAGGTGGTAGAAATGTAAGGATGGATAGTCATATTTATGAAGGTTATAGCGTTCCTCCTTATTACGATTCTATGATTGGAAAATTAATTGTATATGAAAAAGATAGAAATAGAGCAATAGCAAAAATGAGAGTTGCCTTGGATGAACTTGTGATACAAGGGATTAAAACAACAAAAGATTTTCATAGAACCATGATGGATAATCTTGATTTTATTAACAATAAATACGATACAAATTATCTATCAAAGCATTAA
- the accB gene encoding acetyl-CoA carboxylase biotin carboxyl carrier protein, with translation MKKEEIEELMKFFESINIGRVKIKRDDFEIELEKMPNENQCCPTSTTIIQSPQQSTPMQIAPSNAISEKGVSKDTINSPMVGTFYIAPSPGAAPFVKVGQSVRKDDVIGIVEAMKIMNEIEAEFDCKITEILVADGQPVEFGMPLFTVEKL, from the coding sequence ATGAAAAAAGAAGAAATAGAAGAGTTGATGAAATTTTTTGAGAGTATAAATATAGGTAGAGTAAAGATTAAAAGAGATGATTTTGAAATAGAATTAGAAAAAATGCCAAATGAAAATCAATGTTGTCCAACATCTACAACTATAATACAATCCCCGCAACAGTCAACTCCAATGCAAATTGCTCCATCAAATGCAATCTCAGAAAAAGGAGTATCAAAAGATACTATTAATTCGCCGATGGTTGGAACATTTTATATAGCCCCAAGTCCTGGTGCTGCACCATTTGTAAAAGTTGGTCAAAGTGTTAGAAAAGATGATGTTATAGGTATAGTAGAAGCTATGAAAATAATGAATGAGATAGAAGCTGAATTTGATTGCAAAATAACTGAAATTTTAGTAGCTGATGGACAGCCTGTTGAGTTTGGAATGCCACTATTTACAGTGGAGAAATTATAA